A section of the Myxocyprinus asiaticus isolate MX2 ecotype Aquarium Trade chromosome 40, UBuf_Myxa_2, whole genome shotgun sequence genome encodes:
- the LOC127431356 gene encoding olfactory receptor 146-like isoform X3, whose translation MENLRQSVPMDNLTLRHSILLIEGLSVTPQSSNPVFIVIFLVYAFAMLSNITLIILISTEKNLHDPMHFLFCNLPLNDILGTTVILPRLLQDILTETSERYITYVGCVIQAYFVHVFVAACHYVLMIMAFDRYVAICNPLRYTAIMTNKMVIKLSAAAWGMAILLVTIMIGLTVRLSHCRFKIENPFCDNASLFKLSCENVVINNVYGIIYTAVVACLSLICIFITYIKIAVVCITSKNKALNSKAIKTCSTHLAVYIIMFVSGTTFIFLHRFPEYSESRKLASIMFHIVPPGLNPLVYGLQTKEIRQKFVKLWYREKGKF comes from the exons ATGGAGAATCTTAGGCAAAGTGTG CCAATGGACAACTTGACATTAAGACACAGCATTCTCCTAATAGAGGGACTCAGTGTTACACCTCAGTCATCTAATCCTGTTTTCATTGTGATTTTCTTAGTTTATGCCTTTGCAATGCTATCAAATATTacacttattattttgatctcaACAGAGAAGAATCTGCATGACCCCATGCATTTTCTGTTTTGTAACTTGCCACTGAATGATATACTAGGGACCACTGTCATTTTGCCACGCTTATTGCAGGACATTTTAACAGAAACCTCAGAGCGCTATATAACGTATGTGGGGTGTGTTATTCAAGCTTATTTTGTGCATGTATTTGTTGCAGCATGCCATTATGTTCTAATGATCATGGCCTTTGACAGATACGTGGCTATATGCAATCCATTGCGATACACGGCTATAATGACCAATAAAATGGTGATTAAATTATCAGCAGCAGCCTGGGGAATGGCAATACTTTTGGTGACAATTATGATAGGTCTGACTGTGCGTCTGTCTCACTGCAGATTTAAAATTGAAAACCCTTTCTGTGACAATGCCTCACTGTTTAAACTGTCTTGTGAAAATGTGGTCATTAATAATGTGTATGGAATTATTTATACTGCTGTTGTAGCCTGTCTGTCATTGATATGTATATTTATAACATACATAAAGATTGCTGTGGTATGTATAACCAGCAAAAACAAAGCACTCAACAGCAAAGCCATAAAAACCTGTAGTACTCATTTAGCTGTTTATATAATCATGTTTGTGTCTGGAACCACTTTTATATTTCTCCATCGTTTCCCTGAATATTCTGAGAGCAGGAAACTGGCTAGTATAATGTTTCATATTGTACCACCAGGATTAAATCCCTTAGTATATGGTTTACAAACCAAAGAGATAAGACAGAAGTTTGTAAAATTGTGGTACAGAGAAAAAGGGAAATTttag
- the LOC127431360 gene encoding olfactory receptor 52N5-like, with translation MDNLTLRHSILLLEGLSVTPQSSNPVFIVIFLAYVFAMLSNITLIILIATEKNLHDPMYFLFCNLPLNDILGTTVILPRLLQDILTETSERYITYVGCVIQAYFVHVFVAACQYVLMIMAFDRYVAICNPLRYTAIMTNKMVIKLSAAAWGMAILLVTIMIGLTVRLSHCRFKIENPFCDNASLFKLSCENVVINNVYGIIYTAVVACLSLICIFITYVKIAAVCITSKNKALNSKAIKTCSTHLAAYLIMFVSGTTFIFLHRFPEYSESRKLAGIMFHIVPPGLNPLVYGLQTKEIRQKFVKLWYREKGKS, from the coding sequence ATGGACAACTTGACATTAAGACACAGCATTCTCCTATTAGAGGGACTCAGTGTTACACCTCAGTCATCCAATCCTGTTTTCATTGTGATTTTCTTAGCTTATGTCTTTGCAATGCTATCAAATATTACACTTATTATTTTGATCGCAACAGAGAAGAATCTGCATGACCCCatgtattttctgttttgtaaCTTGCCACTGAATGATATACTAGGAACCACTGTCATTTTGCCACGCTTATTGCAGGACATTTTAACAGAAACCTCAGAGCGCTATATAACGTATGTGGGGTGTGTTATTCAAGCTTATTTTGTGCATGTATTTGTTGCAGCATGCCAATATGTGCTAATGATCATGGCCTTTGACAGATACGTGGCTATATGCAATCCATTACGATACACGGCTATAATGACCAATAAAATGGTGATTAAACTATCAGCAGCAGCCTGGGGAATGGCAATACTTTTGGTGACAATTATGATAGGTCTGACTGTGCGTCTGTCTCACTGCAGATTTAAAATTGAAAACCCTTTCTGTGACAATGCCTCACTGTTTAAACTGTCTTGTGAAAATGTGGTCATTAATAATGTGTATGGAATTATTTATACTGCTGTTGTAGCCTGTCTGTCATTGATATGTATATTTATTACATATGTAAAGATTGCTGCAGTATGTATAACGAGCAAAAACAAAGCACTCAACAGCAAAGCCATAAAAACCTGTAGTACTCATTTAGCTGCTTATTTAATCATGTTTGTGTCTGGAACCACTTTTATATTTCTCCATCGTTTCCCTGAATATTCTGAGAGCAGGAAACTGGCTGGTATAATGTTCCATATTGTACCACCAGGATTAAATCCCTTAGTATATGGTTTACAAACCAAAGAGATAAGACAGAAGTTTGTAAAATTGTGGTACAGAGAAAAAGGGAAATCttag